The Anopheles moucheti chromosome 3, idAnoMoucSN_F20_07, whole genome shotgun sequence genome contains the following window.
caagatggcggacaagatggcgaacaagatggcggatacaagatggcggacaagatggcggacaagatggcggacaagatggcggccaagatggcggacaagatggcggatacaagatggcggacaagatggcggaaacaagatggcggacaagatggcggacaagatggcggacaagatggcagccaaaatggcggacaagatggcggacaagatggcggacaagatggcggccaagatggcggacaagatggcggatacaagatggcggacaagatggcggaaacaagatggcggacaagatggcggtcaagatggcggacacaagatggcggatacaagatggcggccaaaatggcggacacaagatggcagacaagatggcggacaagatggcggacaagatggcggacaagatggcggccaaaataacggacaagatggcggccaagatggcggccaagatggcggacaagatggcggacacaagatggcggaaacaagatggcggacaagatggcggacaagatggcggacaagatggcggccaagatggcggacacaagatggcggacaagatggtggacaagatggcggacaagatggcggccaagatggcggacacaagatggcggacaagatggcggacaagatggcggacacaagatggcggacaagatggcggacaagatggcggccaagatggcggacacgatggcggacacgatggcggacaagatggcggacaagatggcggacacaagatggcggacaagatggcgtacaagatggcggacacaagatggcagacaagatggcggacaagatggcggacaagatggcggacaagatggcggacaagatggcggacacaaaatggcggacaagatggcggacaagatggcggccaagatggcggacaagatggcggccaagatggcggacacgatggcggacaagatggcggccaagatggcggacaagatggcggacaagatgttggacaagatggcggccaagatagcggacaagatgccggacaagatggcggacaagatggcggacaagatggcggacaagatggcggacaagatggcgtccaagatggcgaccaagatggcggccaagatggcggacaagatggcggccaagatggcggacaagatggcggacaagatggcggacaagatggcggacaagatggcggacaagatggcggacaagatggcggacaagatggcgaacaagatggcggatacaagatggcggacaagatggcggacaagatggcggacaagatggcggccaagatggcggacaagatggcggatacaagatggcggacaagatggcggaaacaagatggcggacaagatggcggacaagatggcggacaagatggcggccaaaatggcggacaagatggcggccaagatggcggacaagatggcggacacgatggcggacaagatggcggccaagatggaggacacaagatggcggccaaaatggcggacaagatggcggccaagatggcggacaagatggcggccaagatggcggacaagatggcggatacaagatggcggacaagatggcggacacaagatggcagacaagatggcggacaagatggcggccaagatggcggacaagatggcggccaagatggcggccaagatggcggccaagatggcggccaagatggcggccaagatggcggacaagatggcggacacaagatggcggaaacaagatggcggacaagatggcggacaagatggcggacaagatggcggccaagatggcggacacaagatggcggacaagatggtggacaagatggcggacaagatggcggccaagatggcggacacaagatggcggacaagatggcggaccagatggcggccaaaatggcggacaagatggcggacaagatggcggacaagatggcggacaagatgacggacaagatggcggacaagatggcgaacaagatggcggacaagatggtggacaagatggcggaaacaagatggcggacaagatggcggacaagatggcggacaagatggcggccaagatggcggacacaagatggcggacaagatggtggacaagatggcggacaagatggcggccaagatggcggacacaagatggcggacaagatggcggacaagatggcggacacaagatggcggacaagatggcggacaagatggcggccaagatggcggacacgatggcggacaagatggcggacaagatggcggacaagatggcggaccagatggcggccaaaatggcggacaagatggcggacaagatggcggacaagatggcggacaagatgacggacaagatggcggacaagatggcgaacaagatggcggacaagatggcggacaagatggcggacaagatggcggacaagatggcggacaagatggcggacaagatggcggacacaagatggcggacaagatggcggacaagatggcggacaagatggcggacaagatggcggccaagatggcggacacaagatggcggacaagatggtggacaagatggcggacaagatggcggccaagatggcggacacaagatggcggacaagatggcggacaagatggcggacacaagatggcggacaagatggcggacaagatggcggccaagatggcggacacgatggcggccaagatggcggacaagatggcggacaagatggcggaccagatggcggccaaaatggcggacaagatggcggacaagatggcggacaagatggcggacaagatgacggacaagatggtggccaagatggcggacaagatggcggacaagatggcggacaagatggcggacaagatggcggacaagatggcggacaagatggcggacaagatggcggacaagatggcggacaagatggcggacacaagatggcggacaagatggcggacacaagatggcggacaagatggcggacaagatggcggacaagatggcggacaagatggcggacaagatggcggacaagatggcggacacaagatggcggacaagatggcagataagatggcggacaagatggcggacaagatggcggacaagatggcggacaagatggcggacaagatggcggacaagatggcggacaagatggcggacaagatggcggacaagatggcggacacaagatggcggacaagatggcggataagatggcggacaagatggcggacaagatgacggacaagatggcggacacaagatggcggacacaagatggcggacaagatggcggacaagatggcggacaagatggcggacacaagatggcggacaagatggcggacaagatggcggacacaagatggcggacaagatggcggacaagatggcggacaagatggcggacaagatggcggacaagatggcggataagatggcggacaagatggcggacacaagatggcggacaagatggcggacaagatggcggacaagatggcggataagatgacggacaagatggcggacacaagatggcggacaagatggcggacaagatggcggacaagatggcggaccagatggcggccaagatggcggacaagatggcggacaagatggcggacaagatggcggacacaagatggcggacaagatggcggacaagatggcggacaagatggcggttaagatggcggtcaagatggcggacaagatggcggaccagatggcggacacaagatggcggacaagatggcggacaagatggcggacaagatggcggacaagatggtggacacaagatggcggacaagatggcggacaagatggcggataagatggcggacaagatggcggacaagatggcggacaagatggcgaacaagatggcggacaagatggcggacaagatggcggtcaagatggcggacaagatggcggacaagatggcggacaagatggcggacaagatggcggacaagatggcggacaagatggcggacaagctggcggacaagatgatggacaagatggcggacaagatggcggccaagatggcggacaagatggcggacaagatggcggacaagatggcggacaagatggcggacaagatgatggacaagatggcggacacaagatggcggacaagatggcggataagatggcgaacaagatggcgagcaagatggcggacaagatggcggaccagatggcggacacaagatggcggacaagatggcggaccagatggcggacacaagatggcggacaagatggcggacaagatggcggacaagatggcggacaagatggtggacacaagatggcggacaagatggcggataagatggcggacaagatggcggacaagatggcggacaagatggcggacaagatggcggacaagatggcggtcaagatggcggacaagatggcggacaagatggcggacacaagattgcggacaagatggcggacaagatggtggacacaagatggcggacaagatggcggtctagatggcggacaagatggcggacaagatggcggacaagatggcactgGCCTtttggatcaaagaatgctataaaacataataaattgttgaagtagttcagtaagtagaagctcgtcgcagaaatcaaccgttaatttttgttcatctcctaaaacatcgacgtgagcgaatgatcatggaggtagtcttttaacacaaaaacttgacctagcattttagttttcaaatgctgaaagctatgcaaatctaaccgactgtgcataacacaaattattattattatataacatttgcgttgtttgtttaatgggatacacagtGGTAAAcattccactaaataataaataaacaaaaaaaatggaatgtcacaacttagtaactcgctcattctgtattgcaaaatgtacgACAGCCtgactacccctcacaatgcatcagagaatgagcgatctcccgccaggatatgcaacatatacgcggcatatttacgtggagtaatttgattggatgaattttcctctgcattcggctccatctggagatcattctcattgatggcgtcaccactatctgtgtttgtccccgtgttCGATGGTTTCGgttgtcttcctcggcgacgtatcttaaacatacaatgagtccaaccggcttcaccccgtggaaacaggatcgggtactgtagtggacgcatcatctggatggtctcatacactggccttaaggatcctgtagcacgatgttgcagcacaatctcccgcgTATATACCGTGataccggtgatatcgtcacaaccacacatgacccacctcatctgcagtcggtgcgttattccggcactggtcaatacctggtatacgtgaaaggaggcaaaggcgcacctcatcgcgaacagtccatgcgttcatacgtatgactgaacattcatgttaggagattgcgtgtgataaatacccgctgcaggatagacaatatcgattaagtccaccaccaactactggtgcttgagtgttttgtaaagttaagttaagatcgaagaagtataacagagtgttgcatggcgaatatcccggaagcactgcgagcgaaccaattcgatggcaaagtgctccttggatgctgtagttgtaaattccaccacgtgcagcttctcgaagttggcgcacgtatgattgtagctccatttagaagagtacaggtacagtggtaactggtgttggtggtgatatagccggttccgatattaaattcgaagatggtgatggccctggcggaccatttgaagaagatgattaggggcggcccagcggcggatcaaacggtaggcgaagTAGCCCCCTTCTTACAGCGCTTTTCGcattgtctcatttcaagtcccctcaatgtaccccttccctcctgcatcgtttttaaaattagatccaaggggattgatcctccactggaattttttatgtaaaacataACGTAGGggaaaataaactttaaaaaatcctGAAGATAAACAATCGGCATAGTTCAATTGGTAAAAAATGAGTGAACACAATCATGAATTTTGATGATCCAAGTAACCAGAATAGGAATATCTAAATAACGCTTAACAGAAAACTCGAAACCGATTGTTAGTTGTATTTCAGCTCTCAACGAGAATGGATAGCATAAGCCGCAAACGTAAGCATGTGATCTACCGCAATTCCTCAAGAATTAGCAGTGTacaattcataaaaaatacagGCCCGATTTCCTCTATTTCAGTGTCTAATTCATATGCCCGGGAACTGTTCTTCCGCCACACCAACATAAAGCAAGTTGTGGCACAAATACATCCCGAATTTAGTGGTACTGCCATACAAATGTATGCTGCCCAGATCTATGAAGATTTTGTTACAAAACCAAGAAATCCTGAAGTTCGTAAATATATTGAAGCAATACGATTTGACACGCGTTATGCTCAAGGCATGTTTCGCCTTGCGCTCAAAGTGCCAATCACCAGTGCACAGGAACAAGCAGTGTATCAGCAAAAGCTTGCCGAAGCGGGTTTAAAAAAGATATACTTCGTCGATATGACACGCGACAATCTAGCTCTCGACCATAAGGAAAAGGTGGTGAGTGTTTTGAAGGAGAGGTTCGGTGAAAACTGGCCAGTCAAGTTGGGCAAGTTACCCACTTACCTATCCGCAAGCCAACGGTTACACGAAGCTGCAGAACAAAGATTCCGATACCGACTGAAACATCATTCGTCCCTGAAGGGCAGCCAGCTATTACGTGTGCCGGACGTGATAGAGCAACTTACTCGAGAGTCCAGGATTCCGAGCGAACAGCGAACAAATTTAATATGGCCAACGTTGCGGTTCGATAGTGACtatctaaataaaaaatatagcaCAGGTGAATATTGTAGATTCCAGAACGCCCTGGACATGGAACCGGAAAATTTAATAGAGTATCGGCCGCAACGTACGACTGCACTAGAacaggaagaaaatgaaggCAACATCGAAGACAACAACCCTTCGAGAATAAGCTCTATAGGacataacaacaataacaacggGCCGGCAATGGTTGAACCATCTCCAAAACCCACACCAGTTCAACGCGCATTACATTCACACCGGACAGCAACCCCCATGCATAAACCCATGTCACGAAACGGGCCCTGTCCTATACGAGCGGGACGCATCTCATATGAATCGGATACCTCCTTGGACTCAGAGCCCAGTGAGAATGGTTCAGTGACAAACCATAATATTCAATCGATTGCCACTGATTTAAACCAAGATTCTCCTCTTCCGGATTCGGACATCTTCACACCTTTCGTTACCTCTACACAGAACCAATCACAAGCAGTTCAAAACAGCCTCCCCGTAAACGTCGCTGAAGTGACTTCTTCCACACGAGATCCTCTGCAACTGACTGGGGCGATATCAACCCTGTCACCCTTCCATGCGAGGATAGCGAGTCTAACACCTACCACCACTGTGTTGCCGTTTGCTGAAACGATAAGACAAGACATCCACACCGATATGCAATTGCAACCCAGTTCCTGCATACCACCGTACCAAGCACAGAAACCACCTACCCCAGCAAGTAGTATTTGCGAAATACAAAACGATGATGCGATGCAAATGAACACTGACCAAGATGAGTAACGTTATTCGTTACGAACGTGAGAACGCAAAATCAGTTCTAGAGAGGGTATGTAAGAGGAGATGATACGAAAACACATATGGTTTGGaataaaatgaacaaacatttgtttctttgcagCTGATGAAGCCGACCAATAACCGACCAATGAATAGTAAAGCATTTACAGCTATGAAATGTTTAGCTGTCTTTCTGACCAGATAATTAGCTCGTAATCATTCTACGGATTGGAtatggaaaatttatttcaaaaacgAATTCAATAATGGAACAGCTTCAACAAACACTTTAACAATCATTTTGAGCCGCATTGAAGTTGTTGGAATAATGTACGTAACCGATATGTTTAACTTGCATTAACAATTCTACCAAATTCGCCAATCCAGCACCAAACCAACCTCACTAAAATGTATCGTTACATAatccttttttcttgtgtACTATGCTTCAAAGTAATgggtaaaattaaatatttcttttttttttcttcgcaaaTTTAATGCCAACAGCAAGATTcagaagttgttttttttttgtttcattagtaCCGTTTCATTAGTTTATTTACTAGTTTGGACAAAACATACACTACTCtctaaaatttcaaaacagaTAGATTATCACGAAAAGCGTTCGCATGCTATCGGTAAAAGAGTTATGCTGTTTTATGTGTTGGTTTTTCCTCTCTCCGTCTCACTACCCTCTGTAACAGCAGATATAAATCGATACATATTCCCCCTACAATCGAAGCGCCGTTGACTACTGGGGCGCAGAAATCTTTAAATTACATACCTAATTACTTAAAGTCCCTATACTTAAATCACATCGAAAAGAAGCGCCTGGCCAAGAACGTAAACTACATGTGGACAAAGAAGAAAgggaaggttttgtttttagctgTACTAGTTTTATGAGCACTTGAAGACGATCAAACTTGCTCACTTGCTTGCGCTCAGTAGGTCATTCAACGCACTAATCATGCTGCGAACCAATTACGGCGGGGGTTAGTTGTAACACACCTGGATAATACAATCCATATTTTTATAGCCTATTTTTCTTCCTACCACAAATCCATACTGAAAAAATCGGTCTAGGAGCAAAAGGACACATTTAATGTAGAGCTACGTTTACTTACACTGTTCTGCTGAAACATTcgataggttttttttttgtttccttccgcCATCTGTACGATGAAATATACACGATGCTGGCTAACAATTCCTTTCGTGTTGCTCCTGCGGTTACTAATAGTCTAGTGCCCACTCATTGTCCTGCAGGAACGCATCGACCACTTCCTTCATCGAGTAGTTCGATATCAACTGATCTTGTGTGAGTTTCACGCGCGTAACCGGGTCGAAATGGCCGACCCGCTGCAGATGCTCCTCGATGTCCTTCCGCTCGTACGTCATACCGGATGGCGTAATCACGGGATCTACCAGCAGCTCGAAGCTGATCTTGCCGCATAGGTAATCAGGTACTTCTCGTTTCTGGAAGtggcaatttaatttaacggAATTTAATTACACCACATCGTGTACCATTTCTCCTTACCCGTCTCCTGTCGTCAACCTTAGCAAACAGATTGTTTAATTCAGTCATATGATTTTCCTGTGCATGGCAAACCAAAAATACGGTTATATAGAACATTTTCGGTATACTATAATAAACTCAAACACTTACACCCTCACGTTCGACTTCTATCGCTTGCTCCTTGAGCATTTCCTCATTAATCGTATCGTCCAATTTCAGCTTAGCTAAGCGATTTTCCATATCTTCCGTAATAAGTCTACCAGTGATAAAAACCAAACGACCATCAAACCATTAGATTACGATCAATAGAATGTAGTGACACTATATAACGACTAACAGACGGTAAGTAAGTACCTATTCAAATAAGTTTGTAGCTCTATCTCCTGACAAATTCGCTTCTCCTCCTGTATGTTCCAGCGTTTCTTCCGGGCCAATCGCAACTGGGAGGCGATATCGTCGCCGAAGTTAAGCTTCTGCTCCTTGGCCAGATCGTGCGCACGCTGCAGATGTTTGATAGCTTCGTCGAACGATTCCAGCTCCATCAGGCTAAGTCCGAGAAAGAAGTGTCCCTTCACCAGATTCGGATCCATATCGAGAGCACGCCGGCAGTCACTGCAGGCCGTTTCCCAGCGCTTCATCTTGATGTGGCAAAGTGCGCGATTGGTGAAATAGGTGGCATTTGTGGAGTTTTTtatctgtgtttttttatagatACAGTAGAAGAGATAAGCAAAGTTTATAAACACAATTCTACTCGATACAAGGTACATCGTACGGACAACGAATGGTAAGTTAAGGTTAAATGGTAAGCCGAACCTGAGaatagcaaagaaaacaatctGCACTTCTTCATAACAAGAGTACGAAATGATTGTCAATTTAAGTCAACCTTATGGCAAACACCTTCTCACGTGAAGATGATAACTTCTTCATTGATCACGTCAGAGACGTATATTCATACGGAGGACCATACCAACCTGTATCATAAATTATACGTGACTAACAAGAATAGCAACGTTTCATGCAAGAATCGAGATAATTTCCGCATTGAGATAGTATCCGAAATTTCTTGAAAGTCGTACAAGCACTCCTACCCAACTCCAATTCTGTAACATTTTTGTGGAAGCCCTTGCGAAGTGGAATACCCGTTACCGTATATCGCCGGGGAGACAACAACGCTAGATCTAGCTGTCACGAAGCCGTCTAGAGTAATCCCAATAAGAAACGTTGACTAAAAGCTGAAAACGTTTTTCGTCAAGATGCTCAGACATCAAGTCTTAACAATAGCTACATGAGTTGATCGCGACGATCGTGAAACacgctgctgttgatgctcaACCTCACAGATCTTCAGATTCTCCAACATCGTCCACAAGATTCTGTCCCAAAAAATATTATCGCAATATCATCCAGATGACTATCATCCATAAGTATtgtcgtgtttgtttttttgttgtgcagaGAAACTATTGTAACCATAAAACGAGCGAGCCAGAGTCATTTGTATTGAACAGACTACACTACAGTGAGAGGATCACAGAAGAATACGTAAATGCTGTATGGTTTTCAGAACTAAGCGCACGTCAGTTGTACAAAAAAAGACCTGTAAAAGCATTTCGCGTTGATTTGAAATATGATACCTTAACAGTAATCTCCATCGGCACGTGTGCCCTTTGCAAGCTTGCCTCACGTGCAAATAACCATCGAACATCCCCGGAACATGGGTTGGTCACATTGTCGTAGGTCAGAAACATTCCACCAAATGAATGCCCACGTAAAGGCACACACAGTTACCACAAAAAGAAAGCCATGAATGCATTACCCAACAGAATCGCTTCAGAAAGGGAATGGTGTTTAGTCTTTCTTCACAATCAACTCCTTTTGTTGCATGGGACAAAGAATAATGTTTTTACCATTATTCGTCCTGCGTTCATCTTTCGTTATTGCACTACAATCAAAACTAAAATTTCAATTCTATCGCCTCAAAGGTGGACTACGACGAAAACCCTACCGGTGGTAGGCGAGTTTCCAATCcaattagcaaacaaacatgtttggttcgtggaagaaaaatgatcAGCAAGCATGCttgcgccttttttttttctttgcagtcTTAATGTTCCATTCATAAATCGTCACAGGGAACTAACGTCACAAAGAAGGATGGTTTCTAGGTTAGGCATGACGGCATTCGTTCTGCGATAGATCGCAGGCCAACGGGAAAATTGGTTGGAATTAATGTGCTAAACTATTATTGTGTTGTATCCAATAAATGATTACGGTTAGTGGATTGAAGGTAATGTTTAGAATAAACTcagtaaaacaaattaatgaaCTTGATTGCGCCAAAAAATCAATGAACAAATAAAGCTTAAGCTTCTAAAGTGACCATATTTATGGGAAGAGATTTGccgattgagttttcacgccaGGCCCTTCTTGCTCACCGTCGCTTTAATTGACTATCAAAGGCATGAACGAACAATTAACCTTGTGG
Protein-coding sequences here:
- the LOC128301478 gene encoding E3 ubiquitin-protein ligase CHIP, with amino-acid sequence MNKHMYTTANLSDVELKDQGNRLFSARKYDDAVNLYTKAIIKNSTNATYFTNRALCHIKMKRWETACSDCRRALDMDPNLVKGHFFLGLSLMELESFDEAIKHLQRAHDLAKEQKLNFGDDIASQLRLARKKRWNIQEEKRICQEIELQTYLNRLITEDMENRLAKLKLDDTINEEMLKEQAIEVEREGENHMTELNNLFAKVDDRRRKREVPDYLCGKISFELLVDPVITPSGMTYERKDIEEHLQRVGHFDPVTRVKLTQDQLISNYSMKEVVDAFLQDNEWALDY